Within the Thermosynechococcaceae cyanobacterium Okahandja genome, the region TTGCCTTTACGCCCACATCCGATTGCAGCAGCAGCATTTCAATTTCTTCAACGGCATCCCGCCCAAGGGGACCCTGTCCCACAATGAATCGCAGTTGATGCACAAGGCCGCGCCGCGTTTTGCCTAAGCCTTGGCGCAAGCGCTGCAACCACGTAATTTCCTCGAGATCCACCTCTTCCGGACGGCGACCTTGGGCGGCTAACACTTCCGCGGACCAGAGAAAGCCCTCATCCAAGGCGATCGGAGCTGTCTCAGCGGTATCTGGCGCATCCGTGGGTGCTTCCTCCGGCGGGGGAGCGAATTCGGCAGCCGGTGTTGTCTCCGCTTCAGGGGTGGCTGTCTCTGCGACCGCCGTTGGTTGACGAGACTGAATCGATTGCAGTGCCGTCTTTGCCCAATTGAGAATACCCCCCTCCGTTTTTTGCACTTCTGGTTCGGGTGGCGCTGTGGCAGACTCCGGCTCTGGGGCAGGCGATGCAGCCGTCTTTGTGGGGTCTTCCCCCTCACCCCCGCCGCCAAATTTCCGCCGAAACCAATTAAAAACCATCCGCTCTACTCTCTTGCTTGATCACTGAGGACTACTTTTCAGGATACCGCTGATGCTTTACCGCAAGGGGCAATTCCACAAGCGGTACCTTTAGCTAATCGGCAGGGGTTGCGCGGGTTGCCGGGTCACATCAGGGACGTTTACTGCTGGCGTTGAAATCTGAGCTAGAGCTAGTGGGCACGTCCTCTACGCTATGGAAGCCATTGCTGCCGCTCTCTTTGAGCCGTTGATGGTGCTGGTGAATCAGTTGAATGGTACGGGTCACATCCGCCGGTAAAATGACCACGAGGGCACCTTGGGGAGCGCGATCAAGGGCAAACTGAATCGCTGCCACTTCATCGTGAATGATGTCGTACTGGCGGCGGATGCTGTGGTGGTGCAGCCCCCGCTCAATCCAGTCGGCGGCATCGCCCCGGGGACGACCGCGAGGGTCGTCGTCCTCCTTGATGATGATCCAGTCAAAAATTTTAGCGGACAGTTCCCCCAGTTGCTCGAGATCCTGATCGCGGCGATCGCCCGGCCCGCCGACAACACCAATCCGTTGCCCCGGCCACTTTTGCACAAACTCGCCCACCGCCTCGTAGCCAGCGGGATTGTGGGCATAATCGACCAAGACGCTAAAGGCACCCAGATCAAAGAGGTTCATCCGCCCGGGGGTTTGCTCGACCGAGGTGCGGAACGTGGTTAAAGCAGCACGAATATGCTCAATACTAATGCCTTGGGCAAAGGCGGCCAAGCTGGCGGCAAGGGCATTGGCAATCATAAAGTTCGCCCGTCCCCCCAAGGTAATGGGCACATTTTCCGCCTGCTCAATCCGCAGGGTCCAATCCCCCTTCAGGATCGATAGATAGCCATTTTCATAGACCGCCGCCAAGCCCCCCTGCTGTATGTGCTGTTTAATCACCGGGTTATGGGGGTTCATCGAAAAATAGGCCACTTGTGCCTTCACCTGACGTGCCATACCGGCCACAAGGGGATCATCGGCATTGAGGACGGCGTAACCATTGGGCCACGCGGACTCCACTACGACCGCTTTCAGATCTGCCAACTGCTCTACGGTGTCAATGTCGCCGATGCCGAGATGATCGGCTTGGACATTGAGCACTACCCCCACATCACAGTGGTCAAAGCCCAAACCGGAACGTAAGATGCCGCCGCGAGCGGTTTCGAGCACCGCCACCTCCACGGTCGGATCTTGGAGAATTAACTGGGCGCTTTGGGGGCCGGTGGTATCCCCTTTTTCAACCAGGTAATCGCCAATGTAGATGCCATCGGTGGTGGTGTAGCCAACGGTCTGGCCCGTTTGCTTGCAGATGTGGGCAATTAAGCGGGTGGTGGTGGTTTTACCGTTGGTGCCGGTAATGGCAAAGATGGGGATGCGGCAGGAGGTTCCGGGGGGAAAGAGCATATTCAGAACCGGCTCTGCCACGTTGCGGGCAATCCCTTGGCTGGGGTTAGTGTGCATCCGGAACCCAGGAGCCGCATTGACTTCCACAATCACCCCACCCACCTGCGGCAGGGGTCGCGAAATATCGGGGGTGACCACATCAATCCCGGCAATATCTAGGCCAATGACCCGGGCGGCTCGCTGGCAAATCCAAACATTTTGGGGGTGAATTTCATCGGTGCGATCCACGGCAATGCCGCCGGTACTGAGGTTGGCGGTTGCCCGCAGATAGCAAATTTCCCCCGCTTCCAGCACCGTATTTAAGCTATAGCCCTGTTTTTCGAGCAGGGTCCAGGTGTCGTGGTTTACCTCAATGCGGGTGAGGATATTATCGTGGCCATCCCCCCGCTGCGGATCCCTGTTGGTTTGCTCGATGAGTTCTTCAATGGTGGAGCGACCATCGCCAATGACGTGGGCAGGCACCCGCTCTGCCACCGCCACCACTTTGCCGTTGACCACCAAGACGCGAAAATCGCGCCCCGGATAGTACCGCTCGACAATGACGGATTTTGAGACGCTGCTGGCAATTTCAAAGGCTTCTTCCGCCTGCTCGGGGGAGTTGATGTCAATCGTAATACCCCGCCCGTGGTTACCATCTAGGGGTTTAATGACAATCGGGTAGCCGCCAATTTCGGCGATCGCCTCGGGTAAATCTTCAATGTAGCGCACAAGGGTGCCCTTGGGTACGGGGATGCCCGCATCCCGCAGCATCCGCTTAGCGCCTTCCTTATCTCCGGCCAGTTCTACCGCCAAAATGCCACTGCGATCGCTCAGGGTGGCCTGCATCCGATGACTTTTAGCGCCGTAGCCCAGTTGAATGAGGGAGCGGCTGCTGAGTTCAAACCATGGAATGTTACGGGCTTCGGCTTCGCGCACAATGGCTTCGGTACTCGGTCCAAGGGAGGCGCGTGCCTTGAAGTCCCGCAGATCCGCTAAGTCTTGGTCGAGCTCCCGCTGGGGATAGGTACCGGTGTCAATAATGCTCTGGCACAGGCGCACGGCTGCCCGCCCGGCATAGCGCCCGGCCTCCTCGTTTTGATACTCAAACACCACCTGATAAATGCCCGGTGTGGCGGTTTCGCGGGTACGGCCAAAGCCAACGGGCATACCGGCAAGTTCCTGTAGCTCAAGGGCAACGTGTTCCACCACATGGCCAAGATAGGTGCCTTCCCGCAAGCGGGTTAAAAAACCCCCTTCGTGCCCCAAGGAACAAAAGTGATCGTAAAGACTTGGTAAGACCCGTACTAACCCATCCACAAACCCGGGAATTTCGTTGGAGGGCGTGTTGGCCACCTCCTCTAAATCCAAACGCATCACAATTAGCTTATGGCGACGAATACTCCAATAGTTAGGACCCCGCAGCGTTTGTAATTTGAGAATTTTCATAAGTAAGGTGGTTTTAAGGATGACTTACCACTTTATAGTCTTGGGGGCGATGGCCCAGCAAACTGTATTCCAAGGAACAATTTTCGGAAAATTCTCAATTTAGGGGTGGCAGGACGCACTTGTGCTGCACTTGGTGGGTGTGCAAGTTGTAGCAGTCGCCATCACTGAGGATATGCAGCCGCAGGTTATAAATACTTAAGGGATCTGTCACATCCACATGGGGGTAATTGGTGTAGCTAACGTCCCGCGGATCAACAATGGTGACGGCACCGCGACCTAGAACCCGCAGGGTACCATCGGCTTCAAACATGGCGCAGGTGTCCTCGTCAACACCCACCCCCAGTTTATCAGGATGGGCAGAAATGGCGCTAATGAGTCGCGCTAGGCGGTTCCGGTTGTGGAAGTGCTGATCCACGAGTACGTCGGGAAGAATGCCAAGGCCGGTGGCTAGATCCACTAGGGAACGATTGGGTGCCTCGTTGCTGCCGCCACTGGCAATCATGCACTCGCCGATAACCGCCGCGCCAGCACTGGTGCCCCCCAGAACCGATTTGCCTTCCCACACTTGGTGCCGCAGTTGGTACAGCAGGGGAGTTTCATCGAGGAGCGCTGATAAGCGCAGTTGATCGCCACCAGACATAAAAATGCCACTACAGCGGCTGAGGCGGGCAAGCATCTCTTCGTTTTCAGCATCGGCGCGATCGCCCACCAAGAGGACTTCCACTTCGCGCACGCCAATTTCGCGAAAAATATCGTGGTACAGCCGCCCCATGGCATCGGGTTCACGGGAGGCTGACGGAATCACACCAAT harbors:
- the cphA gene encoding cyanophycin synthetase, with the translated sequence MKILKLQTLRGPNYWSIRRHKLIVMRLDLEEVANTPSNEIPGFVDGLVRVLPSLYDHFCSLGHEGGFLTRLREGTYLGHVVEHVALELQELAGMPVGFGRTRETATPGIYQVVFEYQNEEAGRYAGRAAVRLCQSIIDTGTYPQRELDQDLADLRDFKARASLGPSTEAIVREAEARNIPWFELSSRSLIQLGYGAKSHRMQATLSDRSGILAVELAGDKEGAKRMLRDAGIPVPKGTLVRYIEDLPEAIAEIGGYPIVIKPLDGNHGRGITIDINSPEQAEEAFEIASSVSKSVIVERYYPGRDFRVLVVNGKVVAVAERVPAHVIGDGRSTIEELIEQTNRDPQRGDGHDNILTRIEVNHDTWTLLEKQGYSLNTVLEAGEICYLRATANLSTGGIAVDRTDEIHPQNVWICQRAARVIGLDIAGIDVVTPDISRPLPQVGGVIVEVNAAPGFRMHTNPSQGIARNVAEPVLNMLFPPGTSCRIPIFAITGTNGKTTTTRLIAHICKQTGQTVGYTTTDGIYIGDYLVEKGDTTGPQSAQLILQDPTVEVAVLETARGGILRSGLGFDHCDVGVVLNVQADHLGIGDIDTVEQLADLKAVVVESAWPNGYAVLNADDPLVAGMARQVKAQVAYFSMNPHNPVIKQHIQQGGLAAVYENGYLSILKGDWTLRIEQAENVPITLGGRANFMIANALAASLAAFAQGISIEHIRAALTTFRTSVEQTPGRMNLFDLGAFSVLVDYAHNPAGYEAVGEFVQKWPGQRIGVVGGPGDRRDQDLEQLGELSAKIFDWIIIKEDDDPRGRPRGDAADWIERGLHHHSIRRQYDIIHDEVAAIQFALDRAPQGALVVILPADVTRTIQLIHQHHQRLKESGSNGFHSVEDVPTSSSSDFNASSKRP
- a CDS encoding cyanophycinase; protein product: MAIGGAEDKVRGRQILTTFCQRSGGLDAVIGVIPSASREPDAMGRLYHDIFREIGVREVEVLLVGDRADAENEEMLARLSRCSGIFMSGGDQLRLSALLDETPLLYQLRHQVWEGKSVLGGTSAGAAVIGECMIASGGSNEAPNRSLVDLATGLGILPDVLVDQHFHNRNRLARLISAISAHPDKLGVGVDEDTCAMFEADGTLRVLGRGAVTIVDPRDVSYTNYPHVDVTDPLSIYNLRLHILSDGDCYNLHTHQVQHKCVLPPLN